One genomic region from Shewanella aestuarii encodes:
- the rmuC gene encoding DNA recombination protein RmuC → MPFTVDFTPPQIAAMVAIAFLSLLIGALLNQRLTRQRWQQLKLQYETEATQKITELQQAMAQLQESLDDKQDSLHHLQAKHEIQIGQLARAQALIERIPQLEQRLEDSQRKILESQLNLSKSNAMQQTLIATNQAEQQALQDKIQLLETAEERLKLQFENLANRIFEERSENFKQQNVSQIDGVLGPLKQQLEGFRKQIQDSYNHEQSERSALKHQLNHLRELNLKMSQDAINLTKALKGDNKQQGNWGEVILDRVLQESGLREGHEYHTQQDLKNDDGKRFKPDVIVHLPENKDVVIDAKMSLVAYERYFNSDDPQERDQALKDHALSLRQHIKGLSQKDYHQLHGLKSLDYVLMFIPVEPAFLLAIEYDPSLINFALEQNIMLVSPTNLLVALRTINNIWRYEYQNQHAQTIANQAAKIYDKLCGYLDDMDKLGRALETADKSYQQAMGKLSTGKGNLIRQAHQLQSLGVNTSKQLDKNILNRALDESLDKAD, encoded by the coding sequence ATGCCCTTCACTGTTGATTTTACTCCTCCTCAAATTGCCGCAATGGTGGCGATTGCATTTTTAAGCTTATTAATTGGCGCATTGCTTAATCAAAGGTTAACTCGTCAACGCTGGCAACAACTTAAGTTGCAATATGAAACGGAAGCAACCCAAAAAATTACTGAATTACAGCAAGCAATGGCACAGCTACAAGAGTCGTTAGATGATAAGCAAGACAGCCTGCATCATTTGCAAGCTAAACATGAAATTCAAATTGGCCAACTTGCTAGAGCACAGGCATTAATTGAGCGTATTCCACAGTTAGAACAGCGCTTAGAAGACAGTCAGCGAAAAATACTCGAGTCGCAACTTAATTTATCCAAATCAAATGCGATGCAACAAACCTTAATCGCAACAAATCAAGCTGAACAACAAGCCTTACAAGATAAAATTCAATTACTGGAAACCGCTGAAGAACGTTTGAAACTGCAATTTGAAAATTTAGCCAACCGAATTTTTGAAGAGCGCAGTGAAAACTTCAAACAGCAAAACGTCTCCCAAATAGATGGTGTACTTGGGCCACTCAAACAACAACTAGAAGGCTTTAGAAAACAAATTCAAGACTCATACAACCATGAACAATCAGAGCGCAGCGCACTGAAACATCAATTAAATCATTTACGTGAGCTGAATTTAAAAATGAGCCAAGATGCCATTAACCTGACTAAAGCGTTAAAAGGCGATAACAAACAACAAGGCAACTGGGGCGAAGTGATCTTAGATCGAGTGCTACAAGAAAGTGGCCTTCGTGAGGGCCATGAGTACCACACCCAACAAGATTTAAAAAATGATGACGGCAAACGCTTTAAACCCGATGTGATAGTGCATTTGCCTGAAAATAAAGATGTGGTAATTGATGCCAAAATGTCACTGGTTGCGTACGAGCGCTACTTTAACAGTGACGATCCTCAAGAGCGCGACCAAGCATTAAAAGATCATGCTTTATCACTGCGCCAGCACATCAAAGGCCTCAGCCAAAAGGACTATCATCAATTACACGGTCTTAAAAGCTTAGATTATGTGCTAATGTTTATTCCTGTTGAGCCTGCATTTTTACTGGCGATTGAATATGATCCTAGTTTAATCAACTTTGCCCTAGAGCAAAATATCATGCTGGTAAGTCCAACTAATTTGTTAGTGGCATTAAGAACCATTAACAATATTTGGCGCTACGAATATCAAAATCAGCATGCACAAACTATCGCCAACCAAGCAGCAAAAATTTACGATAAATTATGCGGGTATCTTGATGACATGGACAAATTAGGTCGGGCTCTTGAAACGGCTGACAAAAGCTATCAACAAGCAATGGGTAAATTAAGTACCGGCAAAGGCAATTTGATACGCCAAGCGCATCAGTTACAAAGTTTAGGCGTCAATACCAGTAAGCAGCTAGATAAAAACATACTCAACCGTGCACTTGATGAATCCCTTGATAAAGCAGATTAA
- a CDS encoding transglycosylase SLT domain-containing protein → MRNYRIDYSVFHQLLTGLMLIGCSLFCANFAFALTSQQQTYLDAKKALDSKKMAEYQQLRAKLNDYPLTVYLDYHHNIDAIIAMSGSKALSALQQFNTTPLYNSGRFRYLMRAGEQLRWQDFLTVSPDTPNDTRLQCFYYRSQLATGNKQIAYEGTEKLWLYGKSRPKECDPLFSQWTKEGKRTQELIWARMLLSFNAGQSSLLSYLSNKITKHSQQAELLMKVYRDPNTLRHTKQFRSSKPIIADIVNVGLRKLARKDLKQAVKLYNKYQKAGRFTQDEASQLNHYLVRRVLIFQIDELKDHTDTMLPHLADDDLYEMRLRWAIRQQDFNSVETYLGLLSDQAKNSARWQYWQARITASKDSDNAKQQHQLLAKQRNFYGFTAAEIINMPIALNDDNLTSNPTLRAKLQDDPGLARVIELRAIDKIIDSRSEWVHLMRRHGTELQAEYGLYALEQGWYDLSVESSIQAKQWDALTLRFPNAAEQEFSQASKKYQVNIDEIRAISRRESAFYPYATSGVGARGLMQLMPATAKQTAKKNNIPFNNVKDLYQPKVNVMLGSAYYAQLLKQFDNNRVLATAAYNAGPSNVKRWLAVSKGNLDAMSFIESIPFTETREYVQAVFSYRMIYQQQNKVNAKQPMFSPVEFNYAY, encoded by the coding sequence ATGCGTAATTATCGAATTGATTATTCAGTGTTTCATCAGCTATTAACAGGCTTAATGCTTATTGGATGTAGCCTGTTTTGTGCAAATTTTGCTTTTGCGTTAACCTCGCAGCAGCAAACCTATCTTGATGCAAAAAAAGCCCTAGATAGTAAAAAAATGGCTGAATACCAGCAATTGCGTGCAAAACTGAATGATTATCCGCTCACAGTTTATCTTGATTATCATCATAATATTGACGCTATTATTGCAATGTCCGGCTCAAAAGCGCTTTCGGCCCTGCAGCAATTTAACACCACACCTTTATATAACTCAGGTCGTTTTCGTTATTTAATGCGCGCCGGAGAGCAGCTGCGTTGGCAAGACTTTTTAACCGTATCACCCGACACGCCAAACGATACTCGTTTGCAATGTTTTTATTACCGCTCACAACTCGCAACCGGCAATAAACAAATCGCCTACGAGGGCACCGAAAAGCTATGGTTATATGGCAAATCCAGGCCCAAAGAGTGTGATCCATTGTTTAGCCAATGGACAAAAGAAGGCAAACGTACCCAAGAGCTTATTTGGGCCAGAATGCTATTAAGCTTTAATGCGGGTCAATCTAGTCTATTAAGTTATTTAAGCAATAAAATCACCAAGCACAGTCAACAAGCTGAATTGCTAATGAAGGTATATCGCGATCCGAATACCTTACGCCACACTAAACAATTTCGCAGTTCAAAGCCTATCATTGCTGACATTGTTAATGTCGGCCTAAGAAAGCTCGCTCGTAAAGATTTAAAACAGGCCGTAAAACTGTATAACAAATATCAAAAAGCTGGTCGCTTTACCCAAGATGAAGCAAGTCAGCTTAATCACTATTTAGTTAGACGAGTATTAATTTTCCAGATTGATGAGTTAAAAGATCATACTGATACTATGTTGCCACACTTAGCTGATGATGATTTATATGAGATGCGTTTACGCTGGGCTATTCGTCAGCAAGATTTTAACAGCGTAGAAACGTATCTTGGCTTACTCAGTGACCAAGCTAAAAACAGTGCCCGCTGGCAATACTGGCAAGCCCGTATAACCGCAAGTAAAGATAGCGATAACGCTAAACAGCAACATCAATTGCTCGCCAAGCAACGTAACTTTTATGGTTTTACTGCCGCTGAAATCATTAATATGCCAATAGCATTAAACGATGATAATTTAACCTCAAATCCAACATTACGAGCCAAATTACAGGACGATCCAGGCTTAGCAAGGGTTATCGAGCTGCGGGCAATCGACAAAATCATCGATTCACGAAGTGAATGGGTACATTTAATGCGACGCCACGGGACTGAATTACAAGCTGAATACGGACTTTATGCTCTGGAGCAAGGCTGGTATGACTTAAGTGTAGAATCTAGCATTCAGGCCAAGCAATGGGATGCACTGACATTACGTTTTCCTAACGCAGCCGAGCAAGAATTTAGTCAAGCCAGTAAAAAATATCAGGTTAACATTGACGAAATACGTGCTATTTCACGCCGCGAAAGTGCATTTTATCCTTATGCGACATCGGGTGTCGGGGCACGCGGCTTAATGCAACTCATGCCCGCCACCGCAAAACAAACCGCTAAAAAGAACAACATTCCATTTAACAACGTAAAAGACTTATATCAACCTAAAGTGAACGTGATGTTGGGCAGTGCATACTATGCTCAGTTATTAAAGCAATTTGATAATAACCGAGTGTTAGCGACTGCGGCCTATAATGCAGGACCAAGCAACGTGAAACGCTGGTTGGCGGTATCCAAAGGTAATTTAGATGCCATGAGTTTTATTGAAAGTATTCCATTTACTGAAACCCGTGAATACGTGCAAGCGGTATTTAGTTATCGCATGATATACCAACAACAAAACAAGGTTAATGCCAAGCAACCTATGTTTAGCCCTGTTGAGTTTAATTACGCATATTAA
- a CDS encoding AAA family ATPase, with amino-acid sequence MSEHAISQLINQLQQVLLGKPQQIKLAVACILAKGHLLIEDLPGMGKTSLSHGIASSLGMSYQRIQFTSDMLPADILGVSIYNKAQQQFEFHQGPIFNQMLLADEINRASPKTQSALLEAMAEQQITQDGHTYKLPNPFFVIATQNPQDQSGTFPLPESQLDRFMMRISIGYPSLEAEMQMLKTQQQGQARVELTQCLTPTQLSQLQQQVANVSASDAVLKYLLALVEFSRQQGQTTGLSPRASIALLHAAKAWAMIEQRHYLVPEDIQAVFHAVAEHRISAHGLYQGKAVSDIILASVNPIL; translated from the coding sequence GTGTCAGAACATGCCATAAGTCAATTAATTAACCAATTGCAGCAAGTGTTGTTAGGTAAGCCACAACAAATCAAACTCGCGGTTGCCTGCATTCTTGCCAAAGGTCACTTATTAATTGAAGATCTTCCCGGCATGGGCAAAACCAGTTTATCTCATGGTATTGCCAGTAGTTTAGGTATGAGCTACCAGCGGATACAATTTACCAGTGACATGCTGCCCGCTGATATTCTAGGTGTTTCTATCTATAACAAGGCACAGCAACAATTTGAGTTTCATCAAGGGCCCATATTTAACCAAATGCTATTAGCCGATGAGATCAACCGTGCCAGCCCAAAAACCCAATCAGCATTACTTGAGGCCATGGCAGAACAGCAAATTACCCAAGATGGCCATACCTATAAATTACCTAATCCATTTTTTGTAATTGCCACCCAAAACCCACAAGACCAATCAGGCACCTTCCCTTTACCAGAATCACAGCTCGACCGTTTTATGATGCGTATTTCGATAGGTTATCCCAGCCTTGAAGCTGAAATGCAAATGCTAAAAACCCAGCAGCAAGGTCAAGCAAGAGTTGAATTGACTCAATGCTTAACACCAACCCAGCTTAGCCAACTTCAACAACAAGTGGCGAACGTGTCAGCGTCGGATGCGGTATTAAAATACTTATTAGCTCTAGTGGAGTTTTCACGCCAACAAGGCCAAACCACCGGGCTATCGCCAAGAGCTAGTATCGCCTTACTGCATGCAGCGAAAGCATGGGCCATGATTGAGCAGCGTCACTATCTAGTGCCAGAAGATATTCAAGCGGTATTTCATGCCGTAGCTGAACACCGAATTAGTGCCCATGGGCTGTATCAGGGTAAAGCCGTATCAGATATTATTTTAGCCAGTGTTAACCCGATCCTATAA